The nucleotide window aataaaaatcaaatatcttcttaagttatacgtttcattacaaaaaaaaattcacgtaGTTAAAATCGCTTTTTAAAGCTGTATtttatcatttattttttttttttcgtgaaaaaagCCCACCCGACAAGCCATAACGCGGCGAGATAAGGAAAGAATCTCGTCCTTAAGTTAAAGTAGTCCATGGTTGTTACATGGTTGTGATCTGGGAAAAAGATGAACGAAAAAGCTTCTGCTCGTCTGAGTTGTGATTGTTACAGGCCTGATTATCTACTACACATTGGTgttatttatgtattttaaaaaagagataaCTTCGTGAAATTTAATTACCAGTATAGAAACCAGTGTTTCACCACTGCATGTTAaattcaacatttaaaaacacaaacagTGTAGGTGAGAACTAGTGTATGTAAGATTCATCTTAATATGAAAAATCCCTAAACGGAAATCGTTACTACCTTAATATTTTGCATTTTCTTGTAGAGGGGAATATAGGCTCAAAAATTTCTACAAAAAATGGCTATAGCTGGCAGTCCACAACCAGAACTGCATCGTATGCTTCGACGTCTTGATTTCCCACAATCAGCGAAGGAAGCTCTTGCTTGTCTTGGTTAGCACATAAATCAGTAAAATGAATAACAAACTTTTTTGctaaatttttccttttttttacattaagAACAATTGTGCCTTCCACTTGCACATACACGTCCACCTACATCAAAACAGTTAGATTACATTGGAGAAATCATAGATGAGTTTGTTTTCTGTGAAATTGATCATAAGGGAGCTAAAAGAAAGGTAAAGATCATTTATGTGTGTTGATCATTTGTGTaatgtttgtatttttttagaGGTTAAATCCAATTCAAGAGCTTCAACTGCTGGAAGTCTTACTGGGATATTTTGCTGCTGGTGAAGATAAGGTCATTTTGAATACTGTCTTTATGATGTTGTTTACCCCTCCTCATACTCCAAGCCCCAGTCCCAGCCCTTCACCCTCGGGATTTGCTCGTGCCGATGTCTTTACTCCCGGAACTGCCACCGTCACGCTTAGTGATCGAATGCGAATTTTGGCACGATTAGTATCAGCCGCTGTTGCTTCACATAATTTGGCTGTGTTAAACTGCACAGGCGTTTGGATGCAACAATTGGTATACATTTTCAAGACTAAGTACTGAGACGTCTTCGTAACCGCAAACTTTCCTAGGGATGCCTGAGTCAGCACTCGCTTAATCTTTCAAGAGTCTTCATTGAAGACTACTTTGTACTCAACACACCACAGTCTAATGTATAGAAAACaagggaaagcaaaaaaaaaaaattataatatatGACAATTGTATTCATCCTATAGATCACTTCTACTAGCTGCTTGGAAGAACTTCCACAGTTAGCTCCTCATTTTACCGCATGCTTTCTCACAGCCGCCGCAGAGCTTTACGGTGGAATCGGTAATGTCTAAAAAATACTTGTTCGTCCTTTGTTAATAATATGCAAAAACCTAATTACAGATGGCAATCGAAGTGCTTACATCTCACCACCAGTTTACTTGCTCAACACCATTGTCAATTGGGTTTCTTCTAACCCGAGATTATGTTTGACACCACTCACCCTAAACCTGCAACCCCTTCTCCCCAAAGGAAGCATAGTAATGACATCCGTTACTCCTTTGGCTGGTTTACTAAAGTAATATTTTTCTTAACGCTTGGTTCCATTCAAGCTGCATTATGTTATACGTTTATCGTCAATAGATGGTGCGTTGAAGCCCCTTTGAATCCAAGTCAGGAAAAGGCATTCCCTGTTAAatttgagaaaacaaaagacagcAAGCTGGAATGGGATGAAAATTCAAACTATAGTCAGCTTCATGCTAGCCTCCTGGAATCAATGCAAGAACGTTCTGTATTGCAGAACCAGCAACAACTTCTTCAAGCTGAAGTGATTTCACCCCGTCATTTGTTAACCCTGGTTAGGGGTTTGCTAGATTCCTGTGTTAAGAATAATACAAACAACGAGAAAATCCAACTGTCTCTCGACAGGCTAGCCCAGTCCGTGCAAGTGGCCCAATCCTCCGGATGTCTTTATGGAAATACGCGTAAGTGTTGGCAAATATGATTTGTATGAACGGTCTGATGTAaaccacatttttcttttctttctcattttcaGACGAGCTTATGCAAGCCCTTCGTACCCTTCCATACAATAGACTTCTTGACATCGTTGTGCGGAGATACAGTTAATTTGTTTATGCTAATACGTGATACAgaatttctcgtttttttacCAATACTGTTGTACGTTTGAACATTATTCAATAGCAATCGGGTCGGGGGCGAGATGTGTCGGTATGGACGCAGTCTTCCAAATCATCAAGTAGCGAATCGAAGTCAATAACATGCAAATCAGAAGACATATTGGTAGACGTGAGCATCATCTCGATGTCCATCAAATTGATTTTGTTAACAAAATCTTTAGCATCCACAGGTGAAACTGGCGCTGGATCTGGTCGCAATTTTGGATCTTTGTCAGTCAGAATACCTGCTACGAGACAAGCGTCGGTAACTGACAGGATCTCTTCAATCACTAAGTCTGAATTCTTGGGTATAGATTCAGGCTCCGATGCAATACATTCTTGTGATGTGAAATCGGTCGTTTTAACTTGATGTGAATGAGAAGATTGCCATACGTGCAAGTCCAACGCTTGGTAATTGGCCAAGACGTCACGCAAATGGTGTAGAAGTCGAATTGATTTCTCCCTAACGGGTGCATCGCAGTCATCTACAAGCTGGAGTAAAACGTATAGGCATCCACAGGAACCTAATTCAGATAAGGCTGTTTGCAACCTCGAACGAATTTCTTTGGTATCCAATCTAAAGGAAATATGAACGTGTGCAGTCAATTGGAGACGGATTTTCTTATGAATATCAGAATCGATGAAATCCATACCGCAcaattttctgttttccttTAGAAAACGTAAGTTCGGGGAAAGCTCCATCTAACATCCCCTGCTGAGTCAGCGACTCATCGATTATGCATTGCCTAATCATAAATTACTAACCATTTTTGCTAATCATTATAGGTGTAATTTTTAGAACTTACCAAAAATCTAAAGCCTGAAGTTTAACCTCCCAATCCAGATCAGAAAGCGCAGCGGAGCTCATATAACGGTAGAGTACATTCCTGTCAAGGTCAGACCTAAATGAGAAAAATATTACATAATATTTACTATTACTAactaaagaaatttttttacggGAAGTGTCCTGATTGCGTAATAAGCGTCAAGGCTTTGGCAGCTGCACGCCTAGCTAAGGCCTCACTATCTTGTTGCAGTACGGCGTAACAACTATTAATAACCGATGCGTTGGAGTGAGTGGATAAATGTTCCCATAACAACGGGACAGGGGTAGCGGCAGCTACTACTCCTATCGCCGTTGCTCGTACATAAGATTCTGTGTCATTGAACGCCGATAAGGCCGCTTCAAGTAAATGTGAATTTATCAGCAAATGCTGAAATGGCGGATACCCTGTTTATAACATGCATGTTCAAACTgcaaagaaaaagcaaaacattGTTTACTAATCGAAAATTGAACTTACTAACGGCTGACAGctgggccatctccagcacgACTTCCATCGCGGAATCGCGGACTTCCCAGTGAACCGAAACGGTACACTCATAGAGTATAGACGCCATTTCATTCAGAGAGGACTCCGGTGAATTGTTTAACAATAAAACTTGGTCTGGATGGATAGATTGCTGGATGCAAAATTTTATCCCTTTTAGACCAGCGCACGTTACCtaagtttacgtatagaaagCGTGTTAATCAGCAAACAGTTGGTCATTTTAAATGGAAACGGTACCTGAATATTCCGGCTAGCATTATAAGCTACTAACTTTGTGAACATAACTGGTAGACATATTGTTTCATAGGTCTCCCACCACCGAATATTATATAAATCAATGTACAAGCACAAGCTCTGGATTAAGTTAATTGCAAGCTGTGGAGTGAAGGACATAAGCGTCATTCTTTTGGCTTCTGGAACCTTTAGGCAGCCAAGGAGGAACAGTCCGGATCGGGTAATTTTCAATGCTAAATCCTGAATCCGATCAtaaaattttaacattttgGAATTGCAATAACTACGCATGTTACTAACCTTGCCGAGTTTAGTTACGGATTTGTTCAGGGCAACCAAGGAGACACTTGTGAGCTCATTGAGCTCACTGTTTGATCGTAACATTGTAGTTAGCATACTGCTAATGGATTTCGTCGAATCATCATCTAAATCTTCCCAAAACTGGCACATCGTTGTGTAGCATGGAAAATGATTGGCTACTTCCTCTGTATCGACCAGAATCGGAATTATCTGAATGCAAATAGAAGACGAATTCaatttagaaaaaacaaaaacaaaaaaaaactaaggtATTCTGATGatgattaaagaaaaacattacTCTAGTTCAATATTTACCACAAGACGAACAAGTTGTTTTACAAACATGCTAGATGTTTCCAACTGACTCCAAACAAACAAGCTGTGGGAAATCACCGTCAGGCTAACTCGTAAGAAACCACGTCGCAAcagcaattgtatcaaagatACCGCTTTTATCTCCCAATTACAAcgccctttttcattttccaaggCACACTTCGCGTAGATTGCCGCAAGAAGAGAGGCCGATTGGGTCAGCAATTTTTCGTTTTCGGCAGTCGATACAATATTAAAGAGAACTTTT belongs to Daphnia magna isolate NIES linkage group LG1, ASM2063170v1.1, whole genome shotgun sequence and includes:
- the LOC116926434 gene encoding BRCA1-associated ATM activator 1 isoform X2, with translation MGAQDVTNFNTFLQKFEKALSLLKSYCDKPKSSFSENISFLLDKSLDHLKKLDSDDVCDLQPVDPTHAALIKSQNVKVFFNEVLKISKIHSIHPSITTFAVNLLLQLTNNEVKFNLMYSESQNIFAKIQQLMETTIVENNEFKQSIMDFFLSLAKFPAGLKWLLTSGSLLFIIDSLSDRTIFTRKKAEEIINHVLPLVDDIQRETIFTKLIEPIFTAGNRLENHQIESDKSAGTLLALNTEKVLFNIVSTAENEKLLTQSASLLAAIYAKCALENEKGRCNWEIKAVSLIQLLLRRGFLRVSLTVISHSLFVWSQLETSSMFVKQLVRLVIIPILVDTEEVANHFPCYTTMCQFWEDLDDDSTKSISSMLTTMLRSNSELNELTSVSLVALNKSVTKLGKDLALKITRSGLFLLGCLKVPEAKRMTLMSFTPQLAINLIQSLCLYIDLYNIRWWETYETICLPVMFTKLVAYNASRNIQVTCAGLKGIKFCIQQSIHPDQVLLLNNSPESSLNEMASILYECTVSVHWEVRDSAMEVVLEMAQLSAVRYPPFQHLLINSHLLEAALSAFNDTESYVRATAIGVVAAATPVPLLWEHLSTHSNASVINSCYAVLQQDSEALARRAAAKALTLITQSGHFPSDLDRNVLYRYMSSAALSDLDWEVKLQALDFWQCIIDESLTQQGMLDGAFPELTFSKGKQKIVRLDTKEIRSRLQTALSELGSCGCLYVLLQLVDDCDAPVREKSIRLLHHLRDVLANYQALDLHVWQSSHSHQVKTTDFTSQECIASEPESIPKNSDLVIEEILSVTDACLVAGILTDKDPKLRPDPAPVSPVDAKDFVNKINLMDIEMMLTSTNMSSDLHVIDFDSLLDDLEDCVHTDTSRPRPDCY
- the LOC116926434 gene encoding BRCA1-associated ATM activator 1 isoform X1 — translated: MGAQDVTNFNTFLQKFEKALSLLKSYCDKPKSSFSENISFLLDKSLDHLKKLDSDDVCDLQPVDPTHAALIKSQNVKVFFNEVLKISKIHSIHPSITTFAVNLLLQLTNNEVKFNLMYSESQNIFAKIQQLMETTIVENNEFKQSIMDFFLSLAKFPAGLKWLLTSGSLLFIIDSLSDRTIFTRKKAEEIINHVLPLVDDIQRETIFTKLIEPIFTAGNRLENHQIESDKLKPYFEVLANYITQTLVTKKGDKSAGTLLALNTEKVLFNIVSTAENEKLLTQSASLLAAIYAKCALENEKGRCNWEIKAVSLIQLLLRRGFLRVSLTVISHSLFVWSQLETSSMFVKQLVRLVIIPILVDTEEVANHFPCYTTMCQFWEDLDDDSTKSISSMLTTMLRSNSELNELTSVSLVALNKSVTKLGKDLALKITRSGLFLLGCLKVPEAKRMTLMSFTPQLAINLIQSLCLYIDLYNIRWWETYETICLPVMFTKLVAYNASRNIQVTCAGLKGIKFCIQQSIHPDQVLLLNNSPESSLNEMASILYECTVSVHWEVRDSAMEVVLEMAQLSAVRYPPFQHLLINSHLLEAALSAFNDTESYVRATAIGVVAAATPVPLLWEHLSTHSNASVINSCYAVLQQDSEALARRAAAKALTLITQSGHFPSDLDRNVLYRYMSSAALSDLDWEVKLQALDFWQCIIDESLTQQGMLDGAFPELTFSKGKQKIVRLDTKEIRSRLQTALSELGSCGCLYVLLQLVDDCDAPVREKSIRLLHHLRDVLANYQALDLHVWQSSHSHQVKTTDFTSQECIASEPESIPKNSDLVIEEILSVTDACLVAGILTDKDPKLRPDPAPVSPVDAKDFVNKINLMDIEMMLTSTNMSSDLHVIDFDSLLDDLEDCVHTDTSRPRPDCY